From Erigeron canadensis isolate Cc75 chromosome 8, C_canadensis_v1, whole genome shotgun sequence, one genomic window encodes:
- the LOC122578228 gene encoding serine/threonine-protein phosphatase 4 regulatory subunit 3A-like isoform X1, producing MGAPEKTTPSSLNNNNNNNNNNNNSMQRVKVYRLNDDGKWDDQGTGHVTIDYLEVRHNSRSEDLGLFVIDEEDNETLLVHRISSDDIYRKQEDTIISWRDSEYSSELALSFQETTGCSYIWDHICNVQRSLHFTTLSNETYHGANSELRELPDVELSKLPSILKVVVNSSITDQLCVTELILHDQKFFSKLMDLFRVCEDLENYDDLHMIYKIVRGIILLNSPQIFDKLFSDELIMDVVGCLEYDPDVSHVHHRNFLKEHVVFKEAIPIKDPLTLSKIHQTYRISYLKDVVLPRVLDEPTIASLNSIIHSNNGMVVTMLKDDNTFIKELFTRLKSPSGGPESKTNMVYFLQEFCNLSKSLQMVHQLRLFRDLVSEGIFDVIADILRSQDKKLILTGTDILMLFVSQDPSLLRSYVSRQEGASLFGLLVKGMLEDFGDSMHCQFLEIIRSLLDNYTPAGQRDAIVDIFYERHLDELLDVITSSCPPTQAVHKPTSSNGNFGNTVTAKPEILLNIYDLLCFCVLQHPHKIKSKLLLSGVPEKVLSLTCRKEKFLVAAVIRFTRTLISLKDEQLMNHFAKNNLFKSIVDVFVSNGSRYNLLNSAVLELFEYIRKENLKILLKYLVEKFWDQLVQFDSLPSIQSLKVRYEQLMEQVTNHTGPYAPNARKRTDERALEKEEEDYFNEDSDEEDSTSASRPRTTRVRAQPPLSNGSPANFSSLSPRPGGLVDYEDDDDDDEDYKPPPRKKPEKSEEDEGSLEFTLKRKLPASKPDPELAKKRRLGGKNPKSKGVFATFCSSQTVLPSKKTTVTTNTQEVNNEPNDKADEVKDNTSLNEEKADKDFLEAATKMASNGS from the exons ATGGGCGCCCCGGAGAAAACAACCCCTTCTTctctcaacaacaacaacaacaacaacaacaataataataactctATGCAG CGTGTCAAGGTATACCGACTAAATGATGATGGAAAATGGGATGATCAAGGAACTGGTCATGTCACGATTGACTATTTGGAGGTTCGTCATAATTCG AGATCTGAAGATTTGGGTTTGTTTGTCATTGATGAAGAAGATAATGAAACATTGCTTGTACACCGCATTAGCTCAGAtgatatatatagaaagcaaGAAG ATACAATAATATCATGGAGGGATTCTGAATATTCAAGTGAACTAGCTCTTAGCTTTCAAGAGACAACAGGCTGCTCGTATATCTG GGATCACATTTGCAATGTTCAGCGGAGTTTGCATTTCACCACCCTCAGCA ATGAAACATATCATGGTGCTAACAGTGAGTTGAGGGAATTGCCTGATGTAGAGCTTTCAAAGCTTCCTTCAATACTTAAG GTTGTAGTGAACAGTAGCATTACTGATCAGTTATGTGTGACAGAACTCATTCTACATGAT CAAAAGTTTTTCTCGAAGTTGATGGATTTATTCAGAGTGTGTGAAGATTTGGAGAACTATGATGACCTTCACATGATTTACAAGATTGTCCGAGGGATCA TTCTGCTCAACAGCCCACAGATTTTTGACAAACTATTTTCTGATGAATTAATTATGGATGTAGTGGGATGTCTTGAAT ATGACCCTGATGTATCTCATGTCCATCATCGGAACTTTCTTAAAGAACATGTGGTATTCAAAGAG GCCATACCTATTAAAGATCCCCTGACGCTCTCGAAAATACATCAGACATACAGAATCAGTTACCTCAAG GATGTAGTCTTGCCAAGAGTATTGGATGAGCCAACCATTGCAAGCTTGAATTCCATAATACACTCTAATAATGGAATG gTTGTGACTATGTTAAAAGATGATAATACCTTTATTAAGGAGCTGTTTACTAGGTTAAAATCGCCTTCTGGGGGTCCTGAATCCAAGACAAATATG GTATATTTCTTGCAAGAATTCTGTAACCTAAGCAAGAGCTTGCAGATGGTTCATCAACTGCGGCTCTTCAG AGATCTTGTGAGTGAAGGCATATTTGATGTGATTGCTGATATTTTGCGGAGTCAAGATAAGAAGCTCATTCTGACTGG GACAGACATCCTCATGCTCTTTGTGAGCCAGGATCCTTCCTTGTTGCGTTCATATGTTAGTCGGCAAGAAGGGGCCTCATTATTTGGGCTTTTG GTGAAAGGTATGCTCGAAGATTTCGGGGATTCCATGCATTGTCAATTTCTTGAGATAATTCGTAGTCTTTTGGATAACTATACGCCAGCAGGACAG AGAGATGCTATTGTTGATATTTTCTACGAGAGGCATCTAGATGAGCTTCTTGATGTGATAACATCATCATGCCCTCCAACCCAGGCTGTTCATAAACCCACAAGTTCTAATGGGAATTTTGGGAACACAGTTACTGCAAAGCCTGAAATACTTTTAAACATATATGACCTGTTATGCTTTTGTGTTTTGCAACATCCTCATAAAATAAA GTCCAAACTTTTGCTTAGTGGTGTACCAGAAAAAGTTTTAAGTCTGACTTGTAGAAAGGAAAAATTTCTTGTGGCTGCAGTTATTCGTTTCACTCGAACTCTAATCTCACTTAAA GATGAGCAACTCATGAATCATTTTGCAAAGAACAACCTATTTAAATCAATAGTAGATGTTTTTGTTAGTAATGGAAGCCGCTATAATCTATTGAACTCCGCAGTTTTGGAACTCTTTGAGTACATACGTAAG GAAAATCTGAAGATACTACTCAAGTATTTAGTTGAAAAATTCTGGGACCAGCTGGTCCAATTTGACAGTTTACCttccattcagtcacttaaagTTAGATATGAGCAG CTCATGGAACAGGTAACCAACCATACGGGCCCTTACGCACCTAATGCTAGAAAGCGTACGGATGAGCGTGCGCTTGAGAAGGAAGAAGAGGATTACTTCAATGAGGACAG CGATGAAGAAGATTCCACATCTGCATCAAGGCCTCGTACAACAAGAGTACGTGCGCAGCCCCCTTTATCCAATGGCTCACCTGCAAACTTCTCTTCATTAAG CCCTAGACCTGGTGGACTCGTTGactatgaagatgatgatgatgatgacgaggACTACAAGCCACCACCAAGGAAGAAGCCAGAAAAAtctgaagaagatgaaggatcTCTGGAGTTTACACTGAAAAGAAAACTTCCAGCTTCCAAACCAGATCCTGAATTGGCTAAAAAACGGAGATTGGGAGGGAAAAACCCGAAGTCAAAAGGTGTGTTCGCTACATTCTGTTCAAGTCAAACTGTATTACCTTCCAAGAAAACTACAGTTACCACAAATACGCAAGAAGTAAATAATGAACCCAATGATAAGGCTGATGAAGTTAAAGATAATACCAGTCTAAATGAGGAAAAAGCAGATAAAGATTTTTTAGAAGCTGCTACCAAGATGGCCTCAAACGGATCCTGA
- the LOC122578403 gene encoding dihydrolipoyl dehydrogenase 1, chloroplastic-like: MHSLLLISTTPPSFFDSPISLSSSPAVSSGFCGPRRDLLRFTPQLKNRILISNVSKKNHHHHHVLAAAAASTNGNGSPTTKTTSFDYDLVIIGAGVGGHGAALHAVEKGLKTAIIEGDVIGGTCVNRGCVPSKALLAVSGRMRELQDEHHMKALGIQVAGAGYDRQAVADHASNLASKIRNNLTNSLTALGVDILTGFGSIVGPQKVKYGLDNMITAKDIIIATGSVPFVPKGIEVDGKTVVTSDHALKLEFVPEWIAIVGSGYIGLEFSDVYTALGSEVTFIEALDQLMPGFDPEISKLAQRVLINPRKIDYHTGVFASKITPAKDGKPVIIELIDAKTKELKETLEVDAALIATGRAPFTKGLGLENVNVETQRGFVPVDDRMRVIDAKGKMVPHLYCIGDANGKLMLAHAASAQGISVVEQVSGKDHVLNHLSVPAACFTHPEISMVGLTEPQAKEKAKKEKFKISVAKTSFKANTKALAENEGEGLAKLIYRPDTGEILGVHILGLHAADLIHEASNAMALGTRIQDIKFAVHAHPTLSEVLDELFKSAQVNVDERKPIAV, translated from the exons ATGCACTCCTTATTACTGATCTCTACAACTCCACCCTCATTTTTCGACTCACCGATCAGCCTTTCGTCGTCTCCGGCCGTGTCGTCCGGTTTCTGCGGTCCCAGGCGAGACCTTTTACGTTTTACCCCTCAGTTAAAAAACAGAATACTTATTAGTAATGTATCCAaaaagaatcatcatcatcatcatgtatTAGCAGCAGCTGCTGCTTCGACAAATGGGAACGGCAGTCCTACGACTAAAACGACGTCGTTTGATTATGATCTGGTGATAATTGGTGCGGGTGTTGGTGGTCATGGTGCTGCATTGCATGCTGTTGAAAAG GGTCTAAAAACAGCTATCATCGAAGGTGATGTGATAGGTGGAACATGTGTAAACAGAGGCTGTGTTCCTTCTAAAGCTCTTCTCGCTGTTAGTGGCCGCATGAGAGAACTCCAAGATGAGCATCACATGAAAGCTTTAGGAATACAG GTTGCGGGAGCTGGTTATGACAGACAGGCAGTAGCTGACCATGCAAGTAATCTTGCTTCAAAAATTCGCAACAATTTGACCAATTCACTGACAGCGCTTGGTGTAGACATATTGACAGGTTTTGGTTCAATAGTG GGTCCTCAAAAGGTGAAATATGGACTGGATAACATGATAACTGCAAAAGATATAATAATTGCTACTGGATCAGTCCCTTTTGTTCCTAAAGGGATTGAAGTTGATG GGAAGACTGTTGTTACCAGTGATCATGCTCTAAAATTGGAGTTTGTTCCTGAATGGATAGCCATTGTAGGAAGCGGCTATATTGGCCTTGAATTCAGTGATGTGTACACAGCACTTGGTAGTGAG GTCACATTTATTGAAGCTCTGGATCAGCTTATGCCTGGATTTGATCCTGAAATTAGTAAGTTAGCTCAAAGGGTTCTTATAAATCCGAGAAAAATAGATTATCATACCGGAGTATTTGCTAGCAAG ATCACCCCAGCAAAGGACGGAAAACCGGTCATTATTGAACTTATTGATGCCAAGACGAAAGAGCTAAAGGAGACATTAGAG GTAGATGCAGCACTTATTGCTACTGGAAGAGCTCCATTTACAAAAGGTCTTGGGCTGGAAAAT GTAAATGTTGAGACTCAACGGGGTTTTGTTCCTGTGGATGACCGCATGAGAGTTATTGACGCGAAGGGGAAAATG gtTCCTCACTTGTATTGCATTGGTGATGCAAATGGAAAACTGATGCTTGCTCATGCTGCTAGTGCACAAGGAATCTCAG TTGTGGAACAAGTTAGTGGAAAAGATCATGTTCTCAATCATTTAAGTGTCCCAGCAGCTTGCTTCACCCATCCTGAAATCAGCATGGTGGGGTTGACCGAG CCTCAAGCGAAGGAGAAAGCCAAAAAGGAAAAGTTCAAGATAAGTGTTGCAAAGACAAGTTTTAAGGCCAACACAAAAGCATTGGCAGAAAATGAAGGAGAGGGTCTTGCGAAG TTGATATATAGACCCGATACTGGGGAGATTCTTGGGGTGCACATCTTGGGGCTGCATGCTGCTGATCTTATCCATGAAGCATCAAATGCCATGGCATTAGGAACTCGTATTCAG GACATAAAGTTTGCAGTTCATGCACATCCCACCCTATCTGAAGTCCTGGATGAGCTTTTTAAATCAGCCCAG GTCAATGTAGATGAACGCAAACCAATAGCAGTATAA
- the LOC122610460 gene encoding uncharacterized mitochondrial protein AtMg00810-like, with amino-acid sequence MVTVRCMLTIVVNNNWPLFQLDVNNAFLYGDLCEDVYMDIPQGYSSENNFLVCKLNKSLYGLKQAPRQWNSKLSSALLECGFSQSKSDYSLFTRNINGNFVALLVYVDDIVITGNCVKEIEQVKSFLSTKFKIKDLGKLKFFLGIEVLENDNGLCFSQRKYCLELLNDFGMLGCKPMHTPLEMNITVKPFTKNGKMLDNITVYQKLIGKLIYLTLTRPDISYSVQCLSQFMHAPSQEHFDLGLRILRYVKKAPGKGLFVQKGNNSLLTGYVDYDWARCVTTRKSVTSFTVYLGNTLVSWKSKKQPTVAKSSAEAEYRALAAVTCEIIWLKNLLLDFGITCSIPVNVHCDSKAAIQIAANPVFHEKTKHLEIDLYFVREKISAGLLNTVKIQSELNAADVFTKRRDKLTKLEVQFWIASNIKLRVDSVISIKSRVLSVYC; translated from the exons ATGGTTACAGTTAGATGCATGTTAACTATTGTTGTTAATAATAATTGGCCTTTGTTTCAATTAGATGTTAATAATGCTTTTTTGTATGGTGATCTATGTGAAGATGTGTATATGGATATTCCACAAGGATATTCAAGTGAAAACAATTTTTTGGTTTGTAAACTTAACAAGTCTTTATATGGACTTAAGCAAGCTCCTAGACAGTGGAATTCAAAATTGTCTAGTGCTTTACTTGAATGTGGTTTTAGTCAAAGTAAATCTGATTACTCCTTGTTTACTAGGAATATTAATGGTAATTTTGTTGCACTTTTggtttatgtagatgatataGTTATTACTGGAAATTGTGTTAAAGAAATTGAGCAAGTAAAATCTTTTCTAAGTACCAAGTTTAAGATTAAAGATCTTGgcaaattaaaatttttcttGGGAATTGAAGTCTTAGAGAATGATAATGGTTTATGTTTTTCTCAAAGAAAGTATTGCTTGGAATTGTTAAATGATTTTGGAATGCTTGGATGTAAACCAATGCATACTCCTCTTGAGATGAACATAACAGTAAAACCTTTTACTAAAAATGGTAAAATGCTTGATAATATTACTGTTTATCAAAAGTTAATTGGAAAATTGATTTATTTGACTTTAACTAGACCAGACATTAGCTATTCTGTTCAGTGTCTTTCACAGTTTATGCATGCACCTTCTCAAGAACATTTTGATCTTGGATTAAGAATTCTTAGATATGTAAAGAAGGCTCCAGGTAAAGGTTTGTTTGTGCAAAAAGGTAATAATAGTCTTCTTACTGGTTATGTTGATTATGACTGGGCAAGATGTGTTACTACAAGAAAATCTGTTACAAGTTTTACTGTGTATCTTGGAAATACTTTAGTTTCATGGAAAAGCAAAAAACAACCCACTGTTGCCAAGTCctcagcagaagctgaatatagGGCATTGGCAGCAGTGACTTGTGAAATAATATGGCTCAAAAATTTACTTCTTGACTTTGGTATTACATGTTCAATTCCTGTAAATGTACACTGTGATAGTAAGGCAGCTATTCAAATAGCAGCAAACCCAGTCTTCCATGAAAAAACCAAGCATTTAGAAATTGACTTGTATTTTGTAAGAGAAAAAATTTCTGCAGGATTATTGAACACTGTAAAAATACAGTCTGAGTTAAATGCGGCTGATGTCTTTACCAAAA GAAGAGACAAGTTGACAAAGTTGGAGGTTCAATTCTGGATAGCAAGTAATATAAAGCTCAGGGTAGATTCTGTCATAAGTATAAAGTCAAGGGTCTTATCTGTATATTGTTGA
- the LOC122578228 gene encoding serine/threonine-protein phosphatase 4 regulatory subunit 3A-like isoform X2 yields the protein MGAPEKTTPSSLNNNNNNNNNNNNSMQRVKVYRLNDDGKWDDQGTGHVTIDYLERSEDLGLFVIDEEDNETLLVHRISSDDIYRKQEDTIISWRDSEYSSELALSFQETTGCSYIWDHICNVQRSLHFTTLSNETYHGANSELRELPDVELSKLPSILKVVVNSSITDQLCVTELILHDQKFFSKLMDLFRVCEDLENYDDLHMIYKIVRGIILLNSPQIFDKLFSDELIMDVVGCLEYDPDVSHVHHRNFLKEHVVFKEAIPIKDPLTLSKIHQTYRISYLKDVVLPRVLDEPTIASLNSIIHSNNGMVVTMLKDDNTFIKELFTRLKSPSGGPESKTNMVYFLQEFCNLSKSLQMVHQLRLFRDLVSEGIFDVIADILRSQDKKLILTGTDILMLFVSQDPSLLRSYVSRQEGASLFGLLVKGMLEDFGDSMHCQFLEIIRSLLDNYTPAGQRDAIVDIFYERHLDELLDVITSSCPPTQAVHKPTSSNGNFGNTVTAKPEILLNIYDLLCFCVLQHPHKIKSKLLLSGVPEKVLSLTCRKEKFLVAAVIRFTRTLISLKDEQLMNHFAKNNLFKSIVDVFVSNGSRYNLLNSAVLELFEYIRKENLKILLKYLVEKFWDQLVQFDSLPSIQSLKVRYEQLMEQVTNHTGPYAPNARKRTDERALEKEEEDYFNEDSDEEDSTSASRPRTTRVRAQPPLSNGSPANFSSLSPRPGGLVDYEDDDDDDEDYKPPPRKKPEKSEEDEGSLEFTLKRKLPASKPDPELAKKRRLGGKNPKSKGVFATFCSSQTVLPSKKTTVTTNTQEVNNEPNDKADEVKDNTSLNEEKADKDFLEAATKMASNGS from the exons ATGGGCGCCCCGGAGAAAACAACCCCTTCTTctctcaacaacaacaacaacaacaacaacaataataataactctATGCAG CGTGTCAAGGTATACCGACTAAATGATGATGGAAAATGGGATGATCAAGGAACTGGTCATGTCACGATTGACTATTTGGAG AGATCTGAAGATTTGGGTTTGTTTGTCATTGATGAAGAAGATAATGAAACATTGCTTGTACACCGCATTAGCTCAGAtgatatatatagaaagcaaGAAG ATACAATAATATCATGGAGGGATTCTGAATATTCAAGTGAACTAGCTCTTAGCTTTCAAGAGACAACAGGCTGCTCGTATATCTG GGATCACATTTGCAATGTTCAGCGGAGTTTGCATTTCACCACCCTCAGCA ATGAAACATATCATGGTGCTAACAGTGAGTTGAGGGAATTGCCTGATGTAGAGCTTTCAAAGCTTCCTTCAATACTTAAG GTTGTAGTGAACAGTAGCATTACTGATCAGTTATGTGTGACAGAACTCATTCTACATGAT CAAAAGTTTTTCTCGAAGTTGATGGATTTATTCAGAGTGTGTGAAGATTTGGAGAACTATGATGACCTTCACATGATTTACAAGATTGTCCGAGGGATCA TTCTGCTCAACAGCCCACAGATTTTTGACAAACTATTTTCTGATGAATTAATTATGGATGTAGTGGGATGTCTTGAAT ATGACCCTGATGTATCTCATGTCCATCATCGGAACTTTCTTAAAGAACATGTGGTATTCAAAGAG GCCATACCTATTAAAGATCCCCTGACGCTCTCGAAAATACATCAGACATACAGAATCAGTTACCTCAAG GATGTAGTCTTGCCAAGAGTATTGGATGAGCCAACCATTGCAAGCTTGAATTCCATAATACACTCTAATAATGGAATG gTTGTGACTATGTTAAAAGATGATAATACCTTTATTAAGGAGCTGTTTACTAGGTTAAAATCGCCTTCTGGGGGTCCTGAATCCAAGACAAATATG GTATATTTCTTGCAAGAATTCTGTAACCTAAGCAAGAGCTTGCAGATGGTTCATCAACTGCGGCTCTTCAG AGATCTTGTGAGTGAAGGCATATTTGATGTGATTGCTGATATTTTGCGGAGTCAAGATAAGAAGCTCATTCTGACTGG GACAGACATCCTCATGCTCTTTGTGAGCCAGGATCCTTCCTTGTTGCGTTCATATGTTAGTCGGCAAGAAGGGGCCTCATTATTTGGGCTTTTG GTGAAAGGTATGCTCGAAGATTTCGGGGATTCCATGCATTGTCAATTTCTTGAGATAATTCGTAGTCTTTTGGATAACTATACGCCAGCAGGACAG AGAGATGCTATTGTTGATATTTTCTACGAGAGGCATCTAGATGAGCTTCTTGATGTGATAACATCATCATGCCCTCCAACCCAGGCTGTTCATAAACCCACAAGTTCTAATGGGAATTTTGGGAACACAGTTACTGCAAAGCCTGAAATACTTTTAAACATATATGACCTGTTATGCTTTTGTGTTTTGCAACATCCTCATAAAATAAA GTCCAAACTTTTGCTTAGTGGTGTACCAGAAAAAGTTTTAAGTCTGACTTGTAGAAAGGAAAAATTTCTTGTGGCTGCAGTTATTCGTTTCACTCGAACTCTAATCTCACTTAAA GATGAGCAACTCATGAATCATTTTGCAAAGAACAACCTATTTAAATCAATAGTAGATGTTTTTGTTAGTAATGGAAGCCGCTATAATCTATTGAACTCCGCAGTTTTGGAACTCTTTGAGTACATACGTAAG GAAAATCTGAAGATACTACTCAAGTATTTAGTTGAAAAATTCTGGGACCAGCTGGTCCAATTTGACAGTTTACCttccattcagtcacttaaagTTAGATATGAGCAG CTCATGGAACAGGTAACCAACCATACGGGCCCTTACGCACCTAATGCTAGAAAGCGTACGGATGAGCGTGCGCTTGAGAAGGAAGAAGAGGATTACTTCAATGAGGACAG CGATGAAGAAGATTCCACATCTGCATCAAGGCCTCGTACAACAAGAGTACGTGCGCAGCCCCCTTTATCCAATGGCTCACCTGCAAACTTCTCTTCATTAAG CCCTAGACCTGGTGGACTCGTTGactatgaagatgatgatgatgatgacgaggACTACAAGCCACCACCAAGGAAGAAGCCAGAAAAAtctgaagaagatgaaggatcTCTGGAGTTTACACTGAAAAGAAAACTTCCAGCTTCCAAACCAGATCCTGAATTGGCTAAAAAACGGAGATTGGGAGGGAAAAACCCGAAGTCAAAAGGTGTGTTCGCTACATTCTGTTCAAGTCAAACTGTATTACCTTCCAAGAAAACTACAGTTACCACAAATACGCAAGAAGTAAATAATGAACCCAATGATAAGGCTGATGAAGTTAAAGATAATACCAGTCTAAATGAGGAAAAAGCAGATAAAGATTTTTTAGAAGCTGCTACCAAGATGGCCTCAAACGGATCCTGA